GCAGATCGACCTTGAGGGCGAGCGAGCCCTGCCAGAGATGGACGTCGGTGCCGCAGACCGAGCAGGTCTCGATCTTCGTCAGGATCGTGCCGGGCTCCAGTTCCTGGGGAACCGGCACCTCCTCGATGCAGACCGGGGCCTTGAACTGCCGCACCACGGCGGCGCGGCTGGTCTTCGGAAAGCGCATCATGACCGTTCCCCCGGTTGCCCCTCGGGCGCCATCGCGAGCACCCGGCGCGCGAGCTTCAGGTGGGCGATGTCGATCATCCGGCCGTCGAGGACGGCGACGCCCGCGCCGCTGCCGTCCAGCAGCCGCACCACCTCGCGCGCCCAGGCGACGCGCTCCGGCGGCGGTGTGAAGGCGGCGGTGACCGCCTCAAGCTGGTCCGGATGAATGCAGAGCTTGCCCGAGAACCCGTCGGCGGCGGCTGCCCCGGTCTCGGCCTGGAGGCCGGCGGGGTCGCGGGGATCGGGAAACGGCGTGTCGACCGCCGCGACGCCGGCCGCGGCGGCGGCGATCAGAAGCCGGTCGCGGGCAGCGGCGACCGGCGCCGCGAGTCGGCCGTCGGGCCGGCGCGGGCTGATGCCGAGATCCGCCGACAGGTCCTCGGCTCCGAAGCAGAGGGCGCGCAGGCGCGGCGACACGCCGGCATAGTTCATGTCCCGGAGCGACTCCGCCGTCTCGGTCGCGAGCAGCAGCACTCCGACGGATCCGGCCGGCACGCCGCCGGCGGCCTCCAGCACGTCGATCTGGCCGGCGAGCATCGCGAGATCGGCCGGCGCCGTGCATTTCGGCAGCAGGATCGCGGCGGGCCGCGCCGCGACGACGGCCGCGAGGTCGGCGAGGTACCAGGCGGTGCCGCGCGGGTTGATCCGCACGATCAGCGTGCCCGGCCGGGCGCGCAGCATGGCGACGACCTCCGCCCGCGC
This is a stretch of genomic DNA from Methylobacterium sp. 17Sr1-1. It encodes these proteins:
- a CDS encoding CoA ester lyase, whose product is MRLRSLLFAPADSARKVEKAVGSGADGVILDLEDSVAPAAKDAARAEVVAMLRARPGTLIVRINPRGTAWYLADLAAVVAARPAAILLPKCTAPADLAMLAGQIDVLEAAGGVPAGSVGVLLLATETAESLRDMNYAGVSPRLRALCFGAEDLSADLGISPRRPDGRLAAPVAAARDRLLIAAAAAGVAAVDTPFPDPRDPAGLQAETGAAAADGFSGKLCIHPDQLEAVTAAFTPPPERVAWAREVVRLLDGSGAGVAVLDGRMIDIAHLKLARRVLAMAPEGQPGERS